The nucleotide sequence taagagtgcggagaatgcgctcGACGCGACCGTTCTGCTGGGAAGTGTAGGGGCAGGTCAGATGGAAGGTGGTGCCGTGAGAGGCAAGAAGTGTGCGAAAAGCGACGTTatcaaactcttttccgttatcagtttggagtgcaagtatggggcgaccgaactgggtggtgacataggaataaaaggcggtgagggtggctaaagcatcggatttacGATGAAGGAGAAAactccacacataatgagaataatcatctaaaatcaccaagtagtatagatagcccgtgttactcgcaatgggagatgtccaaacatcactatgaagtaatTGAAATGGAAAAGTGGATATTGAAGAAGAtgcactaaagggaagacgaacgtgcttgcctaaGCGACAAGCCTCACAAGAGTGCTCGTCGAGCTTATCACATGAGAAAGAGAAACTCCTAAGAATTTGACGTAAGACAGTGTGGTTGGGGTGACCCAAACGAGCATGCCAAAGGTCAACGCCGGCGGCAAGGGCGACAGGTGTGGATGTGGAGGCACCGGCGTGCACGGGGTAGAGCTCATCGggactgtcacatcggtgaaggaccatccgggtacgggcgtctttcacagaaaagccgacaccgtcaaattcaacagtaagtggGTTCTCACGAGTAAGACGACGAACATAAACTAGGTTCGTGACTAAATTAGGtgaaacaagaacattagacatagtgATGGGTGTGGAAGTGGAGGGAAAGCTAGTGCTACCGATATGAGTAATAGGTAAGGAGGAGCCGTTGCCGACGGTGATACGAGTGGGTGTGTGAACGGGAGTGGAGGAGGTTAGGTTACTGGGATGAGTTGCCATgtgcgcagtagcacctgagtccatgtaccagtcgcctccacTGACAGAGCTACTCGACGACAACGCAGAGTGCTGGGCGGCGAGGAGGGTGAGGTCCCGTGGCACAGGTACCGGCGGCGGCGGAAGGCCCCCGTAGGGCGGCGCCGGGATGGGCGGGCCATAACCACCGATTGGCGGCGCAAGGAGGGCGCCGTAGCCGGTGCCAGTCGGCTGGAAGGGCGCGCCGATGAATGCCTGGTGGCCGGCGGGGATAGCCTGCTGATAGTGCGGCGCCCCGCCGGCATCCTTCGCCTGCTGTTGCTGCAGGCGGTGGCGACCGCCGCCACGCCGATTGcgtcggccccctctcccttgcagGTGCTGCGGGGGAGGCGCTGGTGGCGACAACGGGTAACATCCGGCGGGTGCGGGAGGACGTGTCTGGACCAGCGCGACCGGTGGAGCGGTTCCACCGTAGAGGGTGAAGTAGCCCGGAGAGTCCATGAAAGGCGTCAGAAGCGGCgcgaagaggaaggaggaggcggcggcggtatGTGGGAGCGCGCGGCGGTGGTACGTGGGagcgcgcggtggcggcggcgcgtgctCGAGGAGGcgttgcgcggcggcggcggcggcgatggagagcggcggcgacggcgcgcgcgaggaggcgctgcgcggcggcggtgacgacggTGGGGAGCGGCGGCAATGGCGGCGCGCGCGGGGAGGCGCTGCGCGGCGGCAACGGCGGCAGTGAGACGGGACACGGCAGCGCAACGTCACGGGATGCTGCGACGTGATGCAGCGGCTGTAGCGGGCCGGATGAAAAACAgagcggcgcgggggcggcgggctAGCGAAGCGCGGGCGCGGTGGTAATTGGCTAGCGAAGCTAGCTAGCCAGGCGGTCAACGCGGTCCTGATGGCTAacgaagctagctagctagccaggCAGCCAGCAGCGGGACGAGGCGCGTGCGTGGGAGGGCGGAAGCGAGGCACaacggcggcggcgcgtggaggcAGGAGGTGGAGGGGCGCAGCGGCGGCAGGTGTAGAGGTGGGGTGCGACGGCGGCTATCCTAGGGTTAGACCGAAAAATATGATACCATGTAGACAGATTATTTGCAATACGATGTATTGATTGGGGTgctggtgcacgcatatataataCAAAGGAAGGCAtttacctcaactatacaagactaggaggtgggccacaacttCAATACACGTGCAGtacaaaatacatactcaacaTAGCGGGCCAACGCTAACAAAAATTAACAAAAAATATTTCTCTTGCATTTTACATGAGTTTTTCATATACCAACTGGACCGGATCCTTCCTAGCATGGTACACGGTAACTATGAAATTAGTATGTGCGCAATTGATTTTGAGACAAGTGTAAGATGACAAACATGACATGTTTCATCACAATAATTAATACAAATATGCCTTTTAGAACTATTACAAAAAATACTGAAAAAACAAATGTTTCTACCATGTGGCATATCTGAACTCAAATATGCTACGATCGTGCAGTACTGCAACACAAAGAGAACACACCGTGTCCCTGAATATAAAGATCCAAATAATATTCCGGCAAGTGAAAAAGTAACAATTAGATAGCATAAAGATTGGAATGATTGTAATTGATAAACGAAATGTGTTATATGCATTAATGCGCATTGTAGTTCATCCAAAGGAATCTGGCAAAAGAAGAGAGCAAAGACATACCCATATTTTGGTTGCACAACATGGAAGATTTTCCTTTCCGAACACTCCTATACAATTTTGACAGGACAATCTAATATACTCCACCTGATGAGAGTGAAGAGACACGCCTGCATACTAATAAAAATAGTACAGATAAGCGTTGAAAAAGTAGTAGTTTCGACTTCCCGCTGGACATAAATTAGAGTCTATAATTAATCTTGAACAGGCAAAAATAGAATAAAGAATGCAGAACTAATTCACCACACATCCAGCCGTCACCCATCGGCCACCCTCCTTTGGGAAGAATGGAGTTGCGACGTGCACCTCTGCCCATGTTTACTCCCTGATCTTCAAGTGCGAGAGAGCATAGAGTAGGCATTCACCACACCCATGGAAAAAGACCTGGTAGTAGGCACGAGTGCGAAAGAGCACGTGATCGGGAGCAGGTGAGACCGCAAGTCCTCGATATGGTCCAAGAAGGAGAagggcacggggaggagggagaaccccccccccccctcggaccCTCCTCGATCCTTCACCACGACGGCGTCGTACGGTAGCCCGGGCGTCCTCTGTGCGTCCTACCCAGCCAAGAAGTTAAGATGAATCAAGTGGTGGGGATGACAAACCGCACGTGAGATCCATCTTCCATCTTCATTTGTTTTTGGGTTGAGAATGCGAGTGAGTTTTCCTGGTGATAAGGAGTGGATCGACAACTGAAGGGGCTCATGGGGGAATTAAATTGGTGAAAACTGACGGAGAAGCTGAAAAGGAAGAGGCGAGGCCATCTTGAATGCAGACTCCTGTTTGGGCGCTTGCACCATAATATAAACAAAAAATAATAAAGAAGCACCGGTGCAGTGCCTCCAACGCAGGAGAGCCTCCATTCTATTCGCCGGTGAGGAAGTAACGGAAGTTGATGTGGCAGTGATGGTGTGGTAGTGGGGCCCATCCGTAAGCCGGTAAAGATATGTTGATGTGGCAGACCTGCTGATGTGGATGGGCTGCATTTCAAGAGAAATAAGATAGCGAGGATGAATTATTTAGGTATTATAGGTTTGAACAACAACTCGCTGGAACCTGATTCTTTTTGAGACCTCCCATGCCACGCTTATAACGCTCGTTAAGATTGATGGCGCTCACGCGCGTGGTAGATGGGCCACGACCCACGAGACCATGTGACCAATGATAGTTTGAACACTGATCATTGACTACGGATGATTGACCTACAACCAttgattttttaaaaagttcatgaatttgtttTTTAAGGTTAAAAAATGtgaaaaagttcaagaaattttgaaaaggttcatcaattCAACTTTTTTGTAAAAAAAGGTTTTTTAATTTTTTGGCAAAGTCCACTAAATTAAGAAAAGtatgtgaatttgaaaaaaaaatgttcataGTTTTTTTAGAGTttacatatttaaaaaatgttctgaATTTTTAAGAAACCCCACAATTTTGGAAAATACATAagtatatatatagggaaaatccatcctaccacccggtggtagttaccccatatgtctcatatactaccatttggtactatatatactactttatcattttaaatatattcgtatattatatctaagatatttcaaagcaaattacatgaaaaaattgcatatgagcccatagtttttattatatttctgaaatacgtacatatttgtacgtaaaaaagagcagaGTCAAAAGatggtatatactacctaaaaattagtatatatactacctaatcattattatatattacatactacacgtacatactacatacaacatacaaaacacaAGTGATGGTAATTACCACTGCTTGTAGAAAACATTTatcttatatatatatttaaacaagcaAAAAAGTAAAACCAAAAAACCCGAGGAAAACTCGGTTCCAAACAAACCGAAAGAAATTAACCCCCAAAATTTGGTGGGATCCTAGAAGATTCCCAAACTGCCCAAGGCGAGATGCCAGTATGGGCTGACACACTTGTAGGCGCCCTGTACAAAGTAAACAATGCTACATGCACCGAATAGGAAATGTATTTGCAGCCCTTAGGTAGGGGGAAATAAGAAAttttgttggtaagacaaggcCTGATACGATTTCAGCTCGAGAAACGAATTGATCTTGAGCCAACACTGGCTCACTCAATTATAACCTGATATAATATAATTATATTAAATAATTATGATATGTATTGTACGAAAATAGAATTTTTAGTATAAGTTTGCTGAGCCTCAGCCCTAGGGAAAGGGAAATAAGTAGTGTTGATTAGATTCCAGTCCAGTTCTATTCTAATGGGCCTAAATCAACCTAAATGAGTACAGAAGGGAGCTTCCGAACAATGCGAAGCCCAACTAAGGCAATCTCGATCTCGTGCGCCCATCGCAATACGAACGGCTGGCATCCGTCCTCCACGCCGAAACCCTAGCTACCCACGCGGCCGGGTACCATTATAAGAAGTTCCTCGCCTCCCGTCGCCCCCAAACCCTCcagccctgccgccgccgccccctgcaCCAACCagcgccctgccgccgccgccgccggagaaggAGAGGGAGCAGCCGCAGCCATGGGTCGCGTCCGCACCAAGACCGTGAAGAAGACCTCCCGCCAGGTCATCGAGAAGTACTATTCTCGGATGACCCTCGACTTCCACACCAACAAGAAGGTGCTCGAGGAGGTCTCCATCCTCCAGTCGAAGCGCCTCCGCAACAAGGTGGCCGGCTTCACCACCCATCTGATGCGCCGCATCCAGCGCGGCCCCGTGCGCGGCATCTCCCTCAAGCTGCAGGAGGAGGAGCGTGAGCGCCGCATGGACTTCGTGCCGGAGAAGTCGGCGCTCGAGGTCGACGAGATCCGCGTCGACAAGGAGACCATGGACATGCTGGCGTTCCTCGGCATGGCCGACCTCCCCGGCGTCGAGCGCGCCCCCGAAgtcacctcctccgccgccccctACCGCCAGCCGTTCAACGGGCCCCGTGGTGGCAACCGCGCCTAGGTTCCTCCGCATCGTCGTCGTACCCCTATATTATGCTTTATGTCATTTAGATCTGTTACTTGTGGCAAGTAATGTTTTGAACTCAGAGCTTAAGTTCGAGGTGTTTTGATCTGCGTATGGTGGACATGATCTGTTTATCTCACCGTTTATCTGAAGTGATTCGATATATTACTGTTTTTCTTTGAAGTTTATGCTCGTTACTAGATGATTGATTGATTTATGATCTATCTACATattgttaattatatatatgtatatccaCTGTCATGTTCGTCCAACTCTTTGCAAGGAATTGGTCTATGTAAGCAGATGTTCTGTCATAGCAGTTACGTTCGGTAGTGGTACATGCTTCTAGGTTTGTGATAGGTTTAGAGTGGGTGCCTTCTAGGTTTGTGATAAGGTTTAGTGCGTTGTACAATTGTTCCTATTTCTGGTTAGTGCTGCTATATAAAACCGTCGATCATTGCTTTTCTTATAAAACACATATTTTGGTGTTTAAATTGTGTCTTTGCTCTGCATTGATGCTATAACATGTTTGCTTGGATTGATCTAATTATGCGTTTACATCATTGAACTAAGATTTAACTAATTATGCGTTTACAGGATTTTACTAATTGCTTTTCTTATAAAACACATATTTCAGTTTAGGTAGGTTTACAGGATTGAACTAATTATGCGTTTCTTTA is from Triticum aestivum cultivar Chinese Spring chromosome 1B, IWGSC CS RefSeq v2.1, whole genome shotgun sequence and encodes:
- the LOC123121722 gene encoding 40S ribosomal protein S17-4, producing the protein MGRVRTKTVKKTSRQVIEKYYSRMTLDFHTNKKVLEEVSILQSKRLRNKVAGFTTHLMRRIQRGPVRGISLKLQEEERERRMDFVPEKSALEVDEIRVDKETMDMLAFLGMADLPGVERAPEVTSSAAPYRQPFNGPRGGNRA